A genomic stretch from Lathyrus oleraceus cultivar Zhongwan6 chromosome 2, CAAS_Psat_ZW6_1.0, whole genome shotgun sequence includes:
- the LOC127120041 gene encoding probable zinc transporter 10 yields MAKPVTIHRLTSILFILIILFTSHAQADCESESTNSCNNKQKAQTIKIIAIFVILVASMIGVCLPLVTRSVPSLSPDGNLFLIVKCFAGGIILGTGFMHVLPDSFAMLRSDCLAEKPWHKFPFSGLAAVFSAVITMMVDTVATSYYSQKGKKDATVSAEDLDHEMADVHAGHHHHFEMKTEGGETQLLRYRVVAMVLELGIVVHSVVIGLSLGASSNTCSIKGLVAALCAHQLFEGMGLGGSILQAEYKFLKKAVMVFFFSFTTPFGIAIGIAMSSSYKENSPKALITVGLLNGASAGLLIYMALVDLLAADFMSKRMQSSIKLQLKSYMAVFLGVGGMSLMAKWA; encoded by the exons ATGGCTAAGCCAGTAACAATACACAGGTTAACATCCATTCTTTTCATCTTAATCATTCTTTTCACATCACATGCACAAGCTGACTGTGAAAGCGAAAGCACAAACAGTTGCAACAACAAACAAAAAGCTCAGACTATTAAAATCATAGCAATATTTGTAATTCTGGTAGCTAGCATGATTGGAGTTTGTTTACCGTTGGTGACTCGTTCCGTCCCGAGTTTAAGCCCGGACGGAAATCTGTTCCTGATCGTGAAGTGTTTTGCGGGTGGCATTATTCTTGGAACTGGATTCATGCACGTACTTCCTGATTCGTTCGCGATGTTGAGGTCAGATTGTTTGGCGGAGAAACCGTGGCACAAGTTTCCGTTTTCAGGACTCGCCGCTGTGTTCTCTGCTGTGATTACAATGATGGTGGATACTGTGGCGACGAGCTATTACAGTCAGAAGGGTAAGAAAGATGCTACTGTTTCAGCTGAAGATTTAGATCATGAGATGGCTGATGTCCATGCTGGTCACCATCACCATTTTGAGATGAAGACAGAAGGCGGGGAGACACAGCTTCTGCGTTATCGCGTAGTCGCCATG GTATTAGAACTTGGAATTGTAGTTCATTCGGTGGTGATAGGACTTTCCCTAGGAGCCTCTAGTAATACATGCTCGATAAAAGGTCTAGTTGCTGCACTTTGCGCTCATCAACTGTTCGAAGGCATGGGTCTTGGTGGTAGCATCCTCCAG GCGGAGTACAAGTTTTTAAAGAAAGCCGTAATGGTGTTTTTCTTCTCATTTACAACACCATTTGGAATTGCAATAGGAATTGCAATGTCTAGTAGTTACAAAGAGAACAGTCCAAAAGCATTGATTACTGTTGGATTGCTTAATGGAGCATCAGCTGGTCTTTTAATTTATATGGCTTTGGTGGATCTTCTTGCTGCTGATTTCATGAGTAAGAGGATGCAGAGTAGTATTAAACTTCAGTTAAAATCTTATATGGCTGTATTTCTTGGTGTTGGTGGCATGTCTCTCATGGCTAAATGGGCTTAA
- the LOC127120044 gene encoding protein MAIN-LIKE 1, with protein MVRRRGADGRIPVRTLDRGASSSAAAAEPTGYPGGPYDTSLLVKYEHHVARHIWFGEERGPKKELKVAGHGLKLNSRVPLALPPQMESWVSRSGLASLQRTSLNKIDTNLVSAFVERWHLETSSFHMPFGEMSITLDDVACLLHLPIRGIFWSPQDVTEELAVELAVDYLGVSQSQAQSHVRSCRGSYYKLEWLYDIFVHHRAASSWAYATRAYLLMLVGSTIFADKTFTLVEARYLLLFRDLDGCSGYSWGAAALVTLYRYLGDASMYSCKQLGGYPTLLQCWIHEYFPTVGKRGENWNPAGNCGLPRAMRWSYRQGVLKVDDLRPILDELTPTDVIWRPFEDHRAWRVFDEICLYRGCLKWGETVVPYLPDRCLRQFGYRQYVPSPPLDCMMATDIDVDWISYHQSVVDVIGSSSVATTPSEVVDGYLEWYYRVSHPRLVPPHRDAPREVPVPVYDAGPSDPDWARVSTLIRRYLRQVNAEEEDPQFSDLFEALHISRSH; from the exons a tggttcgaagaagaggtgcagatggccggattccagtccgcacgttagaccggggtgcatcttcatctgcagctgcagctgagccgactggatatccaggagggccgtacgatacatcgcttttggtgaagtacgagcatcatgttgctcgacatatatggttcggtgag gaaagaggaccaaagaaagagttgaaggttgccggacatggactgaagttgaattctagggttccattggctcttccaccacagatggagagttgggtatctagatccggtttagcttcactgcagagaacgagtctgaacaagatagacacaaatcttgtctctgcatttgtggaaagatggcatctagagacatcttcatttcacatgccgtttggtgaaatgagcattactttagaTGATGTCGCATGTCTACTTCACTTGCCCATTAGGGGTATCTTTtggagtcctcaggatgtgactgaagagctagctgttgaacttgctgtggactacctaggagtgtcacagagtcaggcacagtcacatgttcggagctgcagggggtcgtattacaagttggagtggttatatGATATATTCGTACATCATAGGGCTGCTTccagctgggcatatgcgactagagcatatctattgatgttggtgggttccaccatatttgctgataagacctttacacttgtagaggcacgatacctcctcctgtttagggacttggatggatgttcaggatatagttggggagcagctgcactagttaccctctaccgatatcttggagatgcgtccatgtacagttgcaaacagctaggtggatatcctactctcctacag tgttggattcacgagtattttccaactgttggaaaaagaggggagaattggaaTCCTGCTGGAAACTGTGGTCTTCcccgagcgatgagatggtcATATAGACAGGGAGTCCTGAAGGTCgatgatttacgacctattttggacgagctgacacctaCCGACGTCATCTGGCgaccatttgaggatcatagagcatggcgtgtatttgatgagatatgtctttacaggggctgtttgaagtggggtgaaacagttgttccatacttgcctgatagatgtttacgtcagttcgggtatagacagtatgttccatccccacctctggattgtatgatggcgacggatattgatgttgattggatcaGTTACCATCAGAGTGTTGTCGATGTGATCGGTTCATCTTCCgtggccaccactccatctgagGTAGTAGACggttatctggagtggtattatcgtgtttcccatccacggttggtccctccccatcgtgacGCTCCTAGAGAGGTACCCGTTCCTGTATATGACGCCGGGCCATCTGATCCTgattgggctcgtgtatctacattgattcgtcgctatctgagacaggttaatgctgaagaggaagatccacagttttctgatttatttgaagctttgcatatttctcgttcacattga
- the LOC127120045 gene encoding uncharacterized protein LOC127120045, with protein MVRRELGLELIDKDRSTLYDKLFSNRLSAVRESLMIESFGSQPPEKWMSLPDMGYLIANRYNVVLVCLGNPCITFFPMTSSHSPNVSIYCIGFVNQNHWVQVNMKEGFPLPPVTLDWKKFRSHIATTWMLGFAGRMQHWQLLTPVLA; from the exons atggttcgcagagagttggggttggaattaatagacaaggataggtcaactttgtatgacaagttattttctaatcggttgtcagctgtgagagaatctttgatgatagaatcgtttggttcacagccacctgaaaaatggatgagtctaccagatatgggttacttgatagccaatcgttataatgttgtacttgtctgtttaggcaatccgtgcatcactttctttccgatgacaagttcacattcaccaaatgtctctatttattgcattggttttgttaaccagaatcattgggttcag gttaacatgaaagaggggtttccattgccaccggtcacattagattggaagaaatttcgttctcatatagcaactacttggatgctaggatttgcaggacgtatgcaacattggcaattacttacacctgtattagcatga